The DNA region GGGGGTCGGGGATCGGGGCCAGGGAACGGGGCCGGGAACCGGGGAACGGGATCGGGACCTAGGAACGGGGACCGGGGACCGGGAACCGGGACAGGGCACCGGGACCAGGAACGGGGCTCAGGACCTGGGAACGGGGACCAGGGAGTGGGCCCGGGAGGTGCCCGCCCCCCCCTGACACCCCCCTGCCTCCCGCAGCCCCTCCGGCAGTGCCCGCACCCCGAGGATCTACACCCGGACAGGGGATGGAGGtgggccgggggctgccggggagCGGGGGCTGCACGGtcccccccggccctgccctgaCCCCCGGGACCCTCGTGACCCCCGCAGGCTTCTCCAGCACCTTCACCGGCGAGAGGAGGCCCAAGGACGACCGCGTCTTCGAGGCGCTGGGCACCACGGAcgagctgagctctgccatcgGGTGAGTGCCCCCCGGTCGCCTCCCAAACCCCGGGGGGCTGTgaccccgctgcccccctcACCCTCGACCCCTTTCCCCGCCACAGGCTGGCCGGCGAGTTTGGTGCCGAGAAGGGGCACGGCTTCGTGGAGCAGCTTCACAAGGTGAGGGGTGCCCGCAGGCCTTACCCGGCCTCCCTGCCATGTGCTGTGCTCTTGGTTTTACACAGGGTGCTCCCGTTGACACGTAGGAATTGGATAAACTTAGTATTAAAACATTAGAATGAAGCATCCCGTAAATATTTAAGGCTCTGAGCCACAGTTACTGcccaaaaaacaaacttgaGCCAGGAAGGAAACCAGCAGGTCAGCAGCAGGCAGATAAACGTATCTACACGTACCCAGATCTGTGCCCCCACACATCACAGCCAGGAGTTGAGCCTTGTCACAGAGCCGCAGGTTTGGGATCAGGGCACCAAAACTACCACCGTGGCACCGTGTGGGTTTTACTAACTGGCTTTGCTGTGCACAGGAACCCAGGAGCTAATTAGAGACCTTGCAGAGCTTTGTGTCTCTGAAACGTCCCGTGCTACGGAGAGATGTTCCTCAAATGGATGTGACACCGAGCCAGCACCACCCCCGGATGTTTGGCACTGCCGTTCTCTCAGAGGTTCCTGGTTTGGTGTCCCACCAGCAACGGGATCCTGCGAGTGCTCCTGCTCCGCTCTCACCAGGGTCACCCAGGGTGGTTCAGCGTGCCAGTGAAAACGAGTACACGCGATAATCTGGTTTCTCATAAAGCAATTAGGGAGCACGTATCCGATCCCTCCTGCCAGCATGCTGGGGATGATGAACAGCAAGGGTCGGATCCTCTTTAATCAGCACAACCAGCTGTCACCTCCCAGAGCTCGCTGTGGTTGTACCGGAGCATCAAAGGCTGGATAAACGTAAACACCTCTTCTTTTTGTCCTGATTGCCACTTCTAGGTCCAGTGCATGCTGCAGGATGTGGGCTCCAACATCGCGACGCCTCTCTCCTCAGCCAGGGAAGCTCACTTAAGTAAGCCCCGGAGGATTTTCCTGGGATAAGAGGTCGTGAATCCAcgctgtgctgggctggggcagggagagctgccccagggctgccccacACTGTGTGCCTGGGTGCTGAGTGTGTAATGTGTGGTTCCACGAGCTGCTCATGCTGTGTCTGCGTGACTCGAGCGATGCGAGCTGGCCTGGggcactgccacagctgctgagtggggagccagccctgctccagcagaaaaAGTGCTTTTGGGGTGCTTTCCGAGGGCTTGCCAATCCAAGAAAGGTGAAAGGAGAGCCCTGTTTGTGGAGTGAATGCTGCATTTCCTGCAGTTgactcttcttttccttctgtagaACGAACTGCGTTCAGCGAGAAGCCTgtcctggagctggagcagtggATTGACAGCTACTCAGAGCAGCTTCCTCCGCTCAGAGCTTTCATCCTGCCCGTAGGTATTGCTCGTGCCGCTCGCTGCCGGGAGAAGGCTGGCTCTGTTAGGGTAAATCTGCCCCACCACTTGCTGTGGGAGCCGGGAGAAAACAGCTTGTGGAGCTGTTATTTGTGCCaacaaatagcaaaaaaaagcaCGGAGAAGGACCAGGCTGAATTAAATTCCCATAGTTGTGCATTTAGGTCTCTCTTCCCAGTTGCCTGGCCATACCAGGGCGTGCGTTCAGCTGCGTGTGTGCGAGATGCGATGAGCTTTGCTGCAGCTGTCCCACGAGGCGGGTGGCTGTCTGTCTGCAGGCACTGACGTGCTGGTTCCTTGTCGTTGCAGTCGGGAGGTAAAAGCAGCGCCGCTCTCCATTTTTCCCGAGCCGTCTGCCGCAGAGCTGAGAGGTGGTGAGTGTTGGCTCTGGTGTCACCGAACAAAATTAGCAGAAGATGATCAGACTGCCACAGTAACAGCAAACCAGAAGGAAAACTCACCTGCTCGTTACCGAAATGACTTCCCTGTGAAGCCACCTGTGTTTGCCTGAACCCGCTGTGCAGCAGCTCCAACCCAGCTGATGTTAAGGGAGACGTTACTGCTGATGTGCTCTCCTTACAGCAGGGCAACCCAGTCTGCAAAAAGCTAACATCACAGTCGGTTGTTTCTTCAAAAGACAGCTAGAAAGAGGGCTGTACACCAGGCCAGAGGCGATGAGCAGCTCTGTTCCCTCACCAAAAAAGGGTTCCCATTTACCTGCAGAAAGGCATAATGATCCTTACAAGCTGCTGTCATTACTCAGTGAAACCCACTCACGAGTATCCTTTGGTGGAGCACACCTGCAGGCCTCCAGAAAGTTATGGTAACGATTTGTGTTACGTGGCCACCAGGGATTTCTCCTGGTGGAACTGAGCAGCGCTCACAGCTGCCATGGGGGATGAGGACAGGGGCTCCACGTGAGGTTGGGGTGTGAAGTTTGGTGCTCCAGcaaattgcatttatttgttctttccGAACTAGAAAGTGAAATGCACTAAATCCTCCCTTTTCTTGTTCTAGTGTGGTTCCGTTAGTACAAGCAGGGGAAGCAGATCCAAATGTGGCCAAATATTtaaacaggtaaaaaaaaaaaatccatctacCTCTTTATTCTTGTACCACTGGAGCGTGCTTGTTGTTGTTCCCTTAGCCACGGCACAGAACTGCAGGGTTTTACGTTTCAAGGAGTTTCCCTTCCAGATGATGATCTTTGAAGTTTTAACAAGCAGCTTTTTAAATACGATTGCATGGCCTGTACGTCTCTGCAGACACTGCTGGGGTGCTGGAGGGGCAGCCACCTCGCT from Anas platyrhynchos isolate ZD024472 breed Pekin duck chromosome 16, IASCAAS_PekinDuck_T2T, whole genome shotgun sequence includes:
- the MMAB gene encoding corrinoid adenosyltransferase MMAB isoform X1; this encodes MLRRAAEAAARGLRRPLGRRQRGGGGGSPSGSARTPRIYTRTGDGGFSSTFTGERRPKDDRVFEALGTTDELSSAIGLAGEFGAEKGHGFVEQLHKVQCMLQDVGSNIATPLSSAREAHLKRTAFSEKPVLELEQWIDSYSEQLPPLRAFILPSGGKSSAALHFSRAVCRRAERCVVPLVQAGEADPNVAKYLNRLSDYLFVLARYAAMKEGKEEKIYIKPEQ
- the MMAB gene encoding corrinoid adenosyltransferase MMAB isoform X2 → MGPSGSARTPRIYTRTGDGGFSSTFTGERRPKDDRVFEALGTTDELSSAIGLAGEFGAEKGHGFVEQLHKVQCMLQDVGSNIATPLSSAREAHLKRTAFSEKPVLELEQWIDSYSEQLPPLRAFILPSGGKSSAALHFSRAVCRRAERCVVPLVQAGEADPNVAKYLNRLSDYLFVLARYAAMKEGKEEKIYIKPEQ